Genomic segment of Coffea arabica cultivar ET-39 chromosome 1e, Coffea Arabica ET-39 HiFi, whole genome shotgun sequence:
GAGGACTGTGGCTCTGCAAATTGGGCGGTGGGCGCGACAGGAAAGTTTTGTCAAGTAGGAAAAATGGGAAAACTCATTTAGTAATAATATGATTCCATGCAATAATGTACATACACACATACGCGTACAGCGCAATCGAACTTGTTATTCACGCTCGTGTCTTTAGACGGATAAAGGGCTCAAAGGATATGGTTCTGTGACCGAATTTCCAATGCGTGCCGTTTGTGTCATCTTCCCTTCCAAGTTGCAAGATTCGGTTGACAAGGATGGTTATCGAAAAAACTTCTTTGCTGAAAAGAAGATGTGCGTGCATAAGCCTTCTCTTTGCTTTGCTTGGTTCTTCCTCTTTTAATTGAGGCGTGTTATGGTATTTCTCTACCTTAGActgtttgatgaaatttttcttCTGTCCGTCAATGCATCTGCAAGCCTCAGTTGATCATCATGTCTGTTCCACAATTCAGGCTAGTGACAACATTACAAGTTTCAGGCTATGAGCCCACCCAATAGGTCAGTTTTTGTGCGTATAATTATTATACTATTCCGATAACAGCACATTTCTGTCAACACCAAATTACACCGGAAGATGTTATTGGCACTTCTAGAAAAGTCTCTGATACTcccatcttttctttttatgcTTTTAAAGGGAAGATGGAGTACTAAAGACCTTTTTTACAAATGCTAATATCATTTTCCATTACACCTACCAAAGGTCCACTGCTCGCCAccctcattttttctttccatcttTTTGTCCTCTAGCATCtgcttttcttttatctttgacCTCCTTCTGACAAGGAAAATGCATGTATTTTTAAGTGATTATCATCCATATATACATTACCAGATCATGgtttattttccctttttttttttttaaattgtctTCTCCTTTCTTTTGGGTGTAAACAAACACCATATCACGACCTTATATGTAACCAGTTGGTGGAAAGGAACAAATGGTTTCACAAGGACCAACATCAAACAATAGGTGTTCCAAGTGTGAAAACAAGCGAATGAAGTCTATTACTATTTGGAAGGTAATAGCTACTGCTACTGTATTTCATTCCTTCTTTGACTTGTTCATATACGTAGTCCAATAGCTCAAAGAAAGAATTGGACCACTAACATAAGAAATCCAATCAAAAGGCAGATCTTTTTTAGCATCACTATCACCAGGCATTGAAATTATAAAAGCCACACCTAAACTTTAATCACTCACAAACTTTAACTTCAGCACTTTAATTTTCTCCCATCATTACTCGGTAAGAGTAATTCTTCCAATCTCATAGAACTGCCATGCTTTTGTTGCCCGATGAGTGTTGTTATTTGTTTGCTTGGCATCtgggaaagaaaggaaagagagaaGAGGATCCAACACAGAATTTCATTAACAATTTTGAGGGAGTCCACATATATACGTTACTATAAAGATTAAGCTCACCTTGCATGCGCGATATGGCTATACACTCAATTCCAATTTCCAAGTAACAGAGTGTAAAGCACAAGCCATCTGATTCAGAAGTACCGAGTCTTGTTGGCAATATTAAGGGGATTCTCCTCTTCCTTCTGTGAGCATGTATACTGGTCCAAATATGGAAACTGGATGCAGGCATTGCTCTAAACTATATCCAATTGCAAATATGAAGTATCATGAGCTTTCTTCAAACTGGAACGAAATAGAAATTAACATATTGTTTCGTTAAGTTCATAATATCCTAAGGAGAAAATGTTTATCAAGGCCACTGCAAATACCTGAAAGTAGTTCAGGCCACACGTCAAGACTAAGCGGTTCCCAGGTACTGTAGACAAGTCTAAAACTGCTGTTGGAGACCATGAGGAAACCAATCTGAAGCAAGTGTTGTACAATAGAAACAAGGGTTAGATCAAGGTTTTCATATACTTGCTTCGTAAATATTTTTAACTTCTTTGAATGTACAGCTACTCTCCACCACATCATGTTCATAGGAACGGAAGGAATAATCAAGCATGGACGTGCCTGAACCTCCTACCACTCATTAAGTCAAGGTGGACccttttgcagcatcatcaacaTCCTTTGGCAAAAACAAGTTTTCCAAACTATTGCCTGTACACATACTGCATAACCCCATATGACTAATACCAATATATATGCTTCTATGGCTCCACCGCCGAACTGCAACATGAACAATTTGTCCTATATAGCATCTCTCCCAATAATATACAATGTAGGCTGCTATAGTTTAGCATGTTTTCTATGGTTAAGCCTGGATAGGAAAGGTAGGTATCAGGTTAAGGTATTTCATATGTCTGTCATCCTTAGACAGCAAGTCTATCACCACAGACAAAGTAGATGCATCTGGTAAAAACTCTCTCTCTGCCAATCTCTGAAGAAGTTCAATCACTCTATCTGCCTCGTTACTAATACAGAAACCTCGCATAAGCGTATTGAAGGTGACCAAATTAGGAGCACAACCTTTCTCCTCCATCTCCAAAAACATATTACTTGCCTTTTCCAAATTACCAGCTTTACAAAATCCATGTATCATGATGGAATACGTAACAACAGTTGGCACCAAACCTCTCTCAGATAATGTGCCAAATAGCTCAATGGCAATATCGAGTTTTCCTCCTTTGCACAACCCATCCAGGATGCAGTTGAAGGTTTCAATCTGCAGCTCACATCCACTTTTCTCCAGATTGTGGAACAACTCCATGGCCTCCATAAGGCAATCATTCTTGCAAAATCCACTCAGTAATATATTATTAGTAGAAGACTCTGGTGTAATGCCATAAACTTGCATATCTGCAAAACATTTCCTTGCATCCTCAACCATACCGTCTTGAAAAAGGCCAGTTAGCAAAGAATTGAATGTGCTAATCATTGGTTTACATCCCTTTTGCACCATCTCTCTGTAAAGCCTCATGGCTTCATCACTCCTCCTGCACTTGAAATACCCATTGATCAATATATTGTAGCTTATCACGTTACATTCATGGCCTTTTGCAGCCATTGAAACAAACAACTCCCTTGCATCATCAACCTTACCCTCCAAGCAAAGTCCATCCATCAATGTGTTGAAGGTAATAACATCAGGATTTTCAACCCTCTGAATCATCAAATCTAATAACCCATTTGCCTCACTCAGCTTCCCCTCTTTGCAAAGTGCATTTATCAAGATGTTAAACGTAACAACATTGGGACGAATTCCCCGGTCCAGCATGGTAATGAAAAAACCTTTAGCCTCCTCCCACTCACCCGCATCACACAGACCGTGGATCAATGAGCTATAAACAACCACATCTGGAGATATCCTTTGCCCCTCCATCTCCAAAAAGAGTTCTTTGGCCTTATCCATTAAACCCTCCTTACAAAGTCCGTCGATGATTGTGCTATAACAAACTAAATTAGTCTTAAACTTAGAACCAGAAGGAACAGTCCCACTCCCCATTTTCCTGTGCAGGTCCAGTGCCTTCTCCGAGTGTCCACTCCTACATAATGCATTTATCAAGATTCCCCAAGTTTTAATGTTAGGTTGACAACCTAACTcaataattttcttgaaaagtCGTACAGCTTCACCAATCTTTCCCTCCAAACCCATACCCTTGATCAATGATGTAAAAGTTACAATATTTGGCCTATAGCCCTTCCTGTAAATAACCCCCAAAACAGCAAAAGCAAGACTGACCCTTTGCAGAGTACAACAACTATTAAGCAAAATATTGAGAGTGATAAAATCAGGCTCTAAATCAGCGTCCAAAATTCTACCATACATGGAATATACATGATTATAATGCTTATTTTTAGCTACAGCAGCCAACAACGAATTGAAATATGACATGGGTAAAGGGGGATGCATTTGAAGCATGTGATCAAAATGGTCCAAGGCATCGTTGATGTTGTTGGCTTTGGCATTTTTACAGTcggttttgagaaatttatcAACTGGGGTTGGGAGTGGGGTCGAGGTTTTTGAGGAGGGACTAAAGGGTTTAAGGAATAACGTTGAAAGCTCACCTCTGCGAACGATTCTTGAAATTGTAGTTGCAGAAGCAAAGCAAGCTGAGGATTTTCTAATCATCTCTGCACTCTAAGCCGCTTGGACAGAGCAGGTGGCGGGTTCCAATGGAGGGACTTTTAACAAGCATTGGGCTTGGGCTGTACGGTAAATTGACGGACTCTAAGTCGAGCCAACACAAAATGTGATGGAAACTGTGGCCCAAACCTAGGCTGGACATGTACATTTTTTGTTATTATACTTTGGTCATTCTTAATAGTTTAAAATAACTAGCTATTAGATTCTTTCTcgaattcaaataaaataactagggaaaatgacatgtttcatccttcacatttcgcaaaaatattcttttcatccctcatttttaaaataaagcaaattcatccttgacatttaaaaattagagctattacatccctgaacctaattttcaatatgaatcaaaccatccaataactcagtaataaatttcaaaaatagaaTCGATAGATCATTCGGTCAACttcatcatattcacatgacatttattaagccaaaaaaataaaaattataacataaaagaccattctttgtcttggaatagtagagtttttttttttttggtaaatcttttcatgcactgttagtatatccgcttgcgaatctagatgtgtatcataaatataaaatttggtgtttaaatttaaattaaaatgatatggtggtacataaaaccgtcagtatatacaatgataatgtaggaaagattaatctttcttttttatgttataattttttatttttagattcATTAATTTTCacatgaatatcaagttgagttaaccaAGTGATCTATCAATTACACCCCCGAAATTTGTAATCAGGTTGATTGGTgatttgattcagattgaaatttgggttctttttttttttctgcaacGGTAGTTTTTGTATTGATTGGCAAAAGATGTACACTTATATGAGCAAAGGCCCAATGAGTTCTATACAAAAGTGTTAGAAACACTGAGGGTTAATCCATCCCTCATCTTGAAGAATGCCTAAGGCATAATCACTAATCAAATCACTTCTTTTATCTAATCTCCTATCTAGGCAAAAGGAGCATTTTTGGAACAATGCTCTGAGGTTGTTAATATCATCAGCCAAAGTAGATATTTTGATATCCTTAGCCACTCCTGACGTAAACACTTTCAGCAGTTGTGGGCTGGGAACATGGACTGAGATTTTCTGCCATTGCTGATGTCTGGCCTTTATAATGGCCATCTTCACAGCTTCTGCTATAGTCTGCAACTGATTAACTGATATCCTATCAACTGGTGCCCAGGCTGCCACCACCTGATAGCTGTGGTTAGTTGCTAAAATCCCAATACCAACCCTTTTGGATTGTTCCTGTACACTAATTGATAATTTGATATGCATTTCATCACTTCGTACCTCCATTGGTTCTACTTCGTCACCTTCCCTTCCAGCATCCCCAGGGGTCATTGTCTCAGTACTCCAAGCTGAAGCTTGCTCCTGCCATTCCTGTTGTGCCTTATTGACTGTTTTCCAAGGATGCTTTCGTTTAGCATTAAACTTCCATTCATTTCTCCTTTTCCAAATTTGCCAAAGGATATTCGTGGTAAGCTCTATATGCTCCCTCCCCTTTTTCCTACATGAAGCTTCTAGCAATGCAGTCCACCAAACTCTAAAATTCCCTGACTGTCCAGATAGCCCATCCCACTGTATTGGAGCCATTTTCCATACCTCTTGAGCTCTGCTGCATTGAAAAAACATATGTTCAATAGACTCACTATGTTCTCCACAACCCTCACATATTGGATCTCCATGGTGAGTTCTATTAAACACCAAAGCATTAACTGGCAGTAGCCCATTTAGGCTCCTCCAAATGAAGtgttttattttgcttttgACTTTTAGCTTCCACAACCACTTCCATTGCTTTCCATTGAAGTTTGCTGAACTCGTTTCTGCCTCATCAACTCCTCTTCCTATGTGTTGGGTTGCATCTCTGCTCAAAGCCTTGTATCCAGAGTTGACCGTATAGATGCCATTGCCACTATGTATCCAGTAGTTGCTGTCTTCACTTCCTGAGATACTTATAGGGATATCCAGAATTTCGTCAGCATCCTTCCTGTTGAATGTTCTGTATACCAAAGGTTTCCTCCATCTAAAGCCACTGATCAGCTCATCTACACTTCTGATATTGCAATTCTGAGGCCTTGCAGTTGTGACTTTCCAATCCTTGTTTCCTGGGATCCATTTATCCTCCCAAATATTTGTAGACTTGCCATTGCCAATCTTCTTCCTAGTACCATTTTGCACAAAATCTCTCACCTTCATCATACTTTGCCAAATCCAGGAAGCACACTTTGGGACTTTGCATTTAAAGATTGAGTCCCTATGGAAATACTTTGCTCTCAAAACCTTGCTGACTAATAAATTTGGTTTGGAAATCAATCTCCATACCAGTTTAGCCAGCAAGGCTTTGTTGAAAGTCTGCAAGTCTTTAAACCCCAATCCTCCATCTTTTTTCTCTTTAGCCAATCTCCCCCATGAACACCAGTGCATTTTATCTTTTCCATCCTTTTCTCCCCACCAGTAGTTAGCTAACATGGAGGTCACCTCTTTACACAATTTTTTAGGGAGTATAAAACAGGACATTGTATAAACTGGCATTGCCATGGAAACTGCCTTCAATAACACTTCTTTCCCTCCTTGGCTAAGCAACTTGTTCTTCCAGCTTTTCATTCTTCTACTGATACTATCCTTAATGTATCCAAAAACTTGCTGTTTTGATCTTGTTATCACCATAGGGAGCCCCAGATATTTCCCTTGAGTAGCCACCTGAATTGTGCCTAGGCTTAGGATCACTTCCCTTTTCCTCTGATAACTAACATTGCTGCTGAAGAAAACTGAGGACTTTTCCAGGTTTATAGATTGACCAGACCCCTTCTCATACTTCCTCAAAATTTGAATGAGTTCCCTGGCTTCCTCTCTTTCAGCTTTACAGAAAATCAATGAATCATCCGCAAAAAACAGGTGAGTCATGCTTGGTCCATACCTACTAATCTTCATCCCTGAGATCCTTTTCTCTTCCTCAGCTTGCTTCAGTAAATTGGAGAACCCTTCTGAAcataaaaggaaaaggtaagGTGACAGTGGGTCACCTTGTCTTATTCCTCTTTCTGGAGTTACAAACTCTTTAGGTACTCCATTAATGCTGAAGGAGTATGTAACTGAGGAGAGGCAACTCCATATCCAATTCCTCCAGACTGTACAGTAGCCCATCTTTTCCATCATGGCATCAAGGAATTTCCACTCCACTCTGTCGTAGGCCTTGGACATGTCCAGCTTCACAGCCATAAAACCATTCTGTCCTTGATTCTTATTTTTCATGTAATGCAAATACTCATGAGACAAAATGACATTATCAAGGATTTGCCTGCCTGGGATAAAAGCTGACTGATTTTTACTAATGCAGAGGCTTAAAACATTCTTCAGTCTATTGGCCAATATTTTTGAAATCACTTTGTACACAACATTACAGAGGCTAATTGGCCTATAGCTCTTCAAGTTAGTAGGATTCTGAATTTTGGGTATGAGGGAGATGATCGTGTGATTCCAAGACTTAGGCAAATTGCCAGATTGGAAAAAATGCTTAATGGCTGCAACTAAATCAGGTTTAACAACATgccagaatttttgaaaaaacaagGGAGACATACCATCTTGACCTGGAGCCTTATTAGGATTCATGGAAAAAAGAGCTGATTTAATCTCCCTCTCATTAATTTCTCTAGTTAACTTAGCATTCATCTCAGTAGTGATAGTAGGAGATATACCATGAAGAATCTCTGCTATCCCCTCACTCCCTGAACTGGAGAAAAGGCCTCTATAATAATCAGCTATTTCCATTCCCAGCTCCTCCTCACTATTTGTCCAAGTTCCATCCTCCCTTTGAATGTTAAGCATTCtgtttctccttcttcttccctTCACACAAGCATGAAAAAATTTGGTGTTCTTATCTCCTTCTCTCAACCAATCAATCCTTGCTTTCTGAGCCCAATACTGCTCTTCATCAGAGTAAGCCTCTTTCAGCTGCTTCTTCAAGTCTGCAATCTTATCCTTAGGGGTGAGCAATTACGGTAAATACCGATTTACCGACCGAAATCGATTTCAATTTGGTAAATCGAATTTGgtaattcggtaattcggtcGGTAAATCGGGGATATAGTACAAGTTGAAATCGAATTAGGTTCGAAAACGATTTTATAGTTTTTGAATTCGGAtataccgaattcgaattcattTCGGTAAAGCGGTAATAATATACCGTTTTCAATTTCGAAATTCCCGAATTAAGTTACATAGGAAATAGTTCATTATGTCCGATATTCATATTGGTCCAATTTCAGATTTTCAGACGTGGTGCCCTAATTCCGCTCTTCGTCCCCTCTTCCTCTCGCTCCTCTGCACTGCCGCGGCCCGCGGCGCAGTCCCATCTTCCTCAGTTCCCCTCTTTCTCTCGTTTCTTCTCCTCTCCTCATTCTGCTCAGTCCTCTCCTCAGTCAGTCCTCTGTCCTTTCCTCTCCTCTGCTCAGTCCACTCTTTCTCCGTTTCCCATTCTGACCGAGGTTTCACCATTGCTGACCGAGCGGAGCATCCACTATCACCAGGAGGTCCAGGACCACAGTTCGCTAGTGCTGATTCCAGTGAAGCCTTGGATAAGCCTATCAGGTAAATGGGTTTATGAAAAAGACTCAATAATTGGATTTTCatttggtgttttttttttcttttggtattTGATTCTGGATGTCGTTGTTTAATTTGCTAGTTTTTTTATATGGGCTAATTTAATTTCAGTGGAACTTGTATGATGTTTGATGCTCAATTTCCTTCCTGATTGAATCTTGATAAAAGTTATGAGTTTTTGAATTGGATAAGAGTAGTTGAGCCGGTACAAACTTGAGCAAACTTGGATCAGTTTCATTCTTCTTCTAGTGCAGCAAACTTGAGCCGGTTCTCCCTCTCTTCTTCTTAATCTTTGCATTTACAAATCATCTAATGTTGATTCCTGGATTTTTTGTCCTGTCAGGTATTATTGTTAATGGAAACATTGCCTGGTATTAAGTGACCGTGGACGTTTTATTCGTGTGAATTGCCAAAATGGATAGACTGTTGAACTCAAGTCAATGTCGAAATTGGTTCATTTCTTCATTTAAAGCTTTAGATCTGttccatatattttttttgaggtTTTGGCCTCTGTTTTGTCATGGCATTAGTGGGAAGTCTTTTGTACAGATTATCACATGTGCCAATTATCTGGCCACTAGAATACATACTCCAATACCCATTGTCTTCGATTATCTGAAAGGAGAAAAGTAAACATTATTCTAGGCTATCATTAAGCTTCAAATTTACCAGTAGCAACTGATGTTACTGCTTACGATTGCAATGCTGCTTAGGATGAAGATGATTGATGCCCACTTAAATGACTAGGAGTCAAGAGCATACTGTTGCTTGTATGGGAGTGACCTTGTAATTATGCAGCTTTATCATATAATTGGAATTTCGATGTTAGATTAATTACTAATGCTTTTGTTTGTGCGTGGGACTTTGTGGTCTTAGTAAAAACATTCCCAGACAGCACTCATTGTGTCTCTAGTTGATTTTCTCAGCGTTCATTGAATGTTGTCCTGAGTTGGTTCTTCAATTTCATCTAgtcttttatttcaattttattgctAAATGATTGTTGCACTAAATTGTATAATTTATTTGCTCAGATTCTCGCAAAACTTAAGGTATGTCTACTACTAATGAGGGTGAGAGTAATCCAAGTCACAATGAGTTAGAACAAGAAGGATCATCTAGAGGTCTTCTTCCTAGTCCTACAACACAAAGCTGTGAAGAATCTGGTTTTGGCAAGAAAAGAGGAGAGTACAAGAAGAGGTCCAAAGCTTGGGATCATTTTCATGTAAAGCATGTGAATGGAGTTCGTCATGCAATTTGCAAATACTGTGAGAAGGACATAGCCGCGGATCCCAAAAGTCATGGTACGACTCCCCTTAATACTCATGTAGCTAAATGTCCTCTAAATCCTAAAAATAAGCACACTGGCCAGGCTACTTTGTGTTTGGGTGAAACTGAAACATTAGAGGGAGAGGTTAAAGGGGCACTCATAAGTTGGAAATTTGATGCGGAAGCCATTAGAAAAAGCATAGCTTATATGGTAATTGTTGATGAATTGCCATTTAAACATGTAGAGGGTAGAGGTTTTCAATACATGATGCGGACTGCTTGTCCATCATTTAGAATTCCTTCGAGGTGGACTATTTCTAGAGATTGCTATCAGCTGTATTTAGATGAaaaaattaagttgaaacaTCTCTTGAAGAATAACAGTGGCAAAATTTGTCTAACCACAGATTCTTGGACATCCATTCAAAGGATAAACTATATGTGCCTCACTGCCCATTTCATAGATAATGATTGGAAACTGAACAAAAAGATCCTAAATTTCTGTCCTATTACTAGTCACAAGGGAACTGAAGTTGGTAAGGCCATAGAAAAGTGTCTACTAGAATGGGGAGTTGATGATATCCTAACTGTTACAGTTGACAATGCAAGTTCCAATGATGTAGCTGTCAGCTATTTACGAGGAAAACTTCAAAATTGGGGGAAAGCTGTGTTAGGGGGGAAATGGACTCATGTGAGATGTGTAGCTCACATAGTGAATCTAATTGTTAATGATGGCATCAAAAAACTGGGGGAATCAGTTGATTGTATCAGGGCAGCAGTTAGATATGTTAGACAGTCACCTTCTAGATTGAAAAAATTCAAGGAATGTgtggaaattgaaaaaattgaatgCAAAAGATTGCTCTGTTTAGATGTCTCTACTAGGTGGAATTCTACATATCTAATGCTAGACACGGCTCAAAGGTTTGAACGGGCTTTTGAGAGGTTCGAGGAGCAGGATCCTTACATGCTTCAAGAGTTAGAAAATCTGCCAACAAAATCTGATTGGACAAAAGCTAGATTCttggtaatttttttggagAACTTTTATCAGCTAACTGTGAAGGTTTCTGGTTCCAAATATGTgacttcaaataattttttcactGATATTAGTCACATACATGGCATTTTAATTGAAATGGCAGCAAGTGATAATGAAGAATTAAGTTCAATGGCAAGATCAATGAAGGAGAAATATGATAAGTATTGGGGAAAGATTGAAAAGATGAATATGCTGATTTTTATTTCCTCCATGCTTGATCCTCGAACTAAACTTGAATACCTTGAATTTGTGGTTTGCCAAATGTATGGTGAGTCCGATGGTACAACAATAGCTGGCCTTGCAAAAGATGCAATGTTTGAGCTGTTTAATGAATACAAGATGCTCAACACACCTGCCTCAAATTCTGTGTCTCATGTTTCTTCACTTTCAAGTGAATCTCAAAGGAgtaaaactacattttatggaCATGGGAATGCCTCTAAAACAATCACTGATCGGTACAAGTTGGAgtttaagaagagaaaaatggaactTGGGGATAGGGATGCAAAATCTGAATTAGAGAAATATTTGAATGAGGATTGTGAGGAAAATGATGAGAGATTTGATATCTTGTTATGGTGGAAGGCCAATAGCCTTAGATTCCCAATCCTTTCAAAACTTGCTCGTGATGTGTTAGCAGTCCCAATTTCTACTGTGGCCTCCGAATCTGCTTTTAGTACCGGAAGTCGTGTTCTTGATACATTTAGGAGTTCTTTGACTCCTAGAATTGTGCAAAGTTTAATATGTGCTCAAGATTGGTTTCGGTCCTCCAAGACAGAATTAAATGTAGAAGAAAATCTGGAAGAACTTGAAGCCTTCGAATCTGGTAtgctatcaaaatttttattgcaaaatttgaagtatttctttaTTTCTAATAATTGCCTTTATGATACTTCATGAATTTTGTTTGTTCTTGCAGAGTTGCTGAAGACCGGAACTGAATCAACTGTAATTGACCTTTGAGAGGTCACAAATGCTGAAGTTTGAGAGTTGAACCACCTATAATTGTTTGTTCTTGTGGATTGTGGATTGTTTCTAGATAATTGACCTTTATGATTTCTGGATTGATTTCTGTAATTTCTGATTGTGGATTTATGatttctggatttgtggatTTGTCATTTCTGGATATGTATGAAGTTTGGGATAGTTAGTAATTTTGAAGTTTTCTAGATTCTGTTTGGATTTGTGATTTCTTAAGTAATGCTGTTTTGAACTGGTAGGCGTTAGCTACTGGGAAGAGGTTTTATATGTTGTGATTTGGTAGTGCAATCATCTGGCTATTGTGCCTATGGACGTGATTACTACTtctattttttgattattttggtgCAGCTTTATGAATGATAATTGTGAACAGCACTTATTTTATTGCTagaaattattttattatacaAAGCAAAACAGGCTGCAATTGCTTCAGGAATTCGGTCAATTCGGTCAATTCGTGTTTACCGAATTCAATCCGAattgaattcgaattcggaatTTGGTAATTCGAATACGAATTAGGTCGAAATATCCCAACACCATTTACCGAAAATTACCGATTTCAAcctaccgaattcgaattcgatgctCACCCCTACTTATCCTTAACTCCTGAGTCCTTAGATTCCTTGATCTCCTTAATCTGAAGCTTAACTTGATTGATTCTTAGCAAAGAGTTCCCTGTGAAGTTGTTTTTCCATTTGAGAAGAGCCACTCTGCAGTTAGCAATCTGTCTAGTGATCTTGTACATAGTGTTCTCTTCAACTGGGTGTTTCCAAGCTTGCTCAACCACTTGATTAATGTcctcccttttgagccatctcTTATCAAAGAAAAATCTTGATCTTCGTTTTTCTGCTCTAGGCCAATTGTCGATAAGCAGCATACTATGGTCTGATCCCAGAGTTTCCACATGGTCACATTTAgttttatcaaaaatttgacCCCAGCTTACAGTGCTCAGGCCCCTGTCCAATCTTTGCCTAATCTCCCCCTCACCTTCCCAATTGTTGCTCCATGTCCAGGGGTTACCCGTAAATCCTAGGTCCACAAGGCTGTTATGCTCTATAAACCTATTAAAATCCTTGAAACTTCTGTCATCTCTTGCTCTCCCTCCCCACTTCTCTTCATTGGAGAGAATGTCATTGAAATCCCCTGCTAACAGCCATTTGTCCCCCCACAATTGTTGTCTCCTTGTCAAAACTTCCCACTGATGTTTCCTTATGTTAACATCACAGCTCATGTAAACCCCAATAAACCACCACTCAATTTGAGTATCCGGATCAAACACTAGTGCCTCTATGGTGAGGGCAGTTGTTACCACTTTCCTAACCTCTATATCATTGTTCCAAAACAAGGCCATCCCTTCTTTCCTATCCATAGCTTCCACAATCACACTTTCCTCAAATCTCAGTATTTTTTGGACCTTTTTCATATAACAAAATCTGTTTTTGGTTTcactt
This window contains:
- the LOC113687504 gene encoding zinc finger BED domain-containing protein RICESLEEPER 2-like → MSTTNEGESNPSHNELEQEGSSRGLLPSPTTQSCEESGFGKKRGEYKKRSKAWDHFHVKHVNGVRHAICKYCEKDIAADPKSHGTTPLNTHVAKCPLNPKNKHTGQATLCLGETETLEGEVKGALISWKFDAEAIRKSIAYMVIVDELPFKHVEGRGFQYMMRTACPSFRIPSRWTISRDCYQLYLDEKIKLKHLLKNNSGKICLTTDSWTSIQRINYMCLTAHFIDNDWKLNKKILNFCPITSHKGTEVGKAIEKCLLEWGVDDILTVTVDNASSNDVAVSYLRGKLQNWGKAVLGGKWTHVRCVAHIVNLIVNDGIKKLGESVDCIRAAVRYVRQSPSRLKKFKECVEIEKIECKRLLCLDVSTRWNSTYLMLDTAQRFERAFERFEEQDPYMLQELENLPTKSDWTKARFLVIFLENFYQLTVKVSGSKYVTSNNFFTDISHIHGILIEMAASDNEELSSMARSMKEKYDKYWGKIEKMNMLIFISSMLDPRTKLEYLEFVVCQMYGESDGTTIAGLAKDAMFELFNEYKMLNTPASNSVSHVSSLSSESQRSKTTFYGHGNASKTITDRYKLEFKKRKMELGDRDAKSELEKYLNEDCEENDERFDILLWWKANSLRFPILSKLARDVLAVPISTVASESAFSTGSRVLDTFRSSLTPRIVQSLICAQDWFRSSKTELNVEENLEELEAFESELLKTGTESTVIDL
- the LOC140020219 gene encoding uncharacterized protein, producing the protein MDRKEGMALFWNNDIEVRKVVTTALTIEALVFDPDTQIEWWFIGVYMSCDVNIRKHQWEVLTRRQQLWGDKWLLAGDFNDILSNEEKWGGRARDDRSFKDFNRFIEHNSLVDLGFTGNPWTWSNNWEGEGEIRQRLDRGLSTVSWGQIFDKTKCDHVETLGSDHSMLLIDNWPRAEKRRSRFFFDKRWLKREDINQVVEQAWKHPVEENTMYKITRQIANCRVALLKWKNNFTGNSLLRINQVKLQIKEIKESKDSGVKDK